In the Bacteroidia bacterium genome, one interval contains:
- a CDS encoding proline dehydrogenase family protein, with protein sequence MISLENTKVAFENKSVKDLKRMRLLFKMISKNWIVNSSKSLVKIALYIHFPIKWIVKPTIFKHFCGGETLEDCFNTVNKLSINNVYSILDFSAESTSSIEIINEVTLEIIRNIKNAANNKNIPFAVFKPSALIPNQILEKKSNGEVLNENEKIEFEKFVQRINSITNEAYNNKVKLLIDAEYFRFQNIIDIIVSDMMEKYNKEEAFVFNTLQMYRKDRLQYLKNAHKIALSKNYKLGIKFVRGAYMEEERLLAKSNNYPSPIHDTKEETDNDFDSGIEYTVSNINSIETFCGTHNEKSCLLLAELIIKNNIKCNDKRIWFSQLYGMSDNISYNLAKEGFNIVKYIPYGPVKKVLPYLIRRAEENTSIKGQTNRELSLINKELNRRKNEIR encoded by the coding sequence ATGATTTCATTAGAAAATACAAAAGTTGCATTTGAAAATAAGTCTGTAAAAGACCTTAAGAGAATGCGTCTATTATTTAAAATGATTTCTAAAAATTGGATTGTAAATTCATCTAAATCACTAGTTAAAATTGCTTTATATATTCACTTTCCTATAAAATGGATTGTAAAGCCAACCATCTTTAAACACTTTTGTGGTGGAGAAACTTTAGAAGATTGCTTCAATACTGTTAATAAGCTTTCAATTAATAATGTTTACTCAATATTAGATTTTTCTGCTGAAAGCACAAGTTCAATTGAAATAATTAATGAAGTTACTTTAGAAATTATTAGAAACATTAAAAATGCTGCAAATAATAAAAATATACCTTTTGCAGTTTTTAAGCCATCTGCTTTAATTCCAAACCAAATTCTTGAAAAAAAATCAAATGGTGAAGTTTTAAACGAAAACGAAAAAATTGAATTCGAGAAATTCGTACAAAGAATAAATTCCATTACTAATGAAGCATATAATAATAAAGTAAAACTATTAATTGACGCAGAATACTTCAGATTTCAAAACATCATTGATATTATTGTTTCAGACATGATGGAAAAGTACAATAAAGAAGAAGCTTTTGTTTTTAATACTTTGCAGATGTACCGTAAAGACAGATTACAATATTTGAAAAATGCTCATAAGATTGCTTTATCCAAGAATTACAAACTAGGTATTAAATTCGTTAGAGGCGCTTATATGGAAGAAGAAAGATTACTTGCTAAAAGCAATAATTATCCATCGCCAATTCATGATACAAAAGAAGAAACAGATAACGATTTTGACTCAGGTATTGAATATACAGTTAGTAATATTAACAGTATTGAAACTTTTTGCGGAACTCATAACGAAAAAAGCTGTTTACTTTTAGCTGAATTGATAATTAAAAACAACATAAAGTGTAACGATAAAAGAATTTGGTTCTCTCAATTATATGGAATGAGTGATAATATTAGTTACAACTTAGCTAAAGAAGGCTTTAATATTGTAAAATATATTCCATACGGGCCGGTTAAAAAAGTTTTACCATATTTAATAAGACGTGCAGAAGAAAACACTTCAATTAAAGGGCAAACAAATAGAGAACTTTCTTTAATTAATAAAGAACTAAACAGAAGAAAAAATGAAATTAGATAA
- the dprA gene encoding DNA-protecting protein DprA — protein sequence MSEQSDLFKIAIKLIPLVGDIVAKRIIGYCGSLEAVFTEKERNLAKIPGIGTIIASSIANNSKKKEIFKIAEKEVAFNIKYGVRTVFFLDEDYPRRLVHCEDSPVTIFVLGNIDLNHPKVLSIVGTRKATQYGKDFCNKLISDFKDLNINVQIISGLAFGIDIAAHKAAMEFNLSTAGILAHGLDKIYPALHRKYAKQMIEEGGLITEFITNTTPDKQNFVKRNRIIAGLADATLVVESGKKGGSLITADIANSYNRDVFAVPGRTIDPWSSGTNYLIKTNRAALAESASDIANYLSWETNLKSKNIQSPLFIDFEPDELLIAQQIEKQGDLTIDILSLLCKMPVSKISATLLGMEFKGIVKCLPGKVFQLCVTIPKN from the coding sequence ATGAGCGAACAATCAGATCTCTTTAAAATCGCAATAAAGCTTATTCCTCTTGTTGGTGATATAGTTGCAAAACGTATTATTGGATATTGTGGTAGCCTTGAAGCGGTTTTTACAGAAAAAGAAAGAAATCTTGCTAAAATTCCAGGAATAGGAACTATTATAGCTTCATCAATTGCTAACAATTCTAAGAAGAAAGAAATTTTTAAGATAGCAGAAAAAGAAGTAGCATTTAATATTAAATACGGAGTAAGAACTGTGTTCTTTCTTGATGAGGATTATCCGAGAAGATTAGTTCATTGTGAAGATTCACCTGTAACAATCTTTGTATTAGGAAATATTGATTTAAATCACCCAAAAGTTTTAAGTATTGTTGGCACAAGAAAAGCTACACAATATGGAAAAGACTTTTGCAATAAATTAATTTCAGACTTTAAAGACTTAAATATTAATGTTCAAATTATTAGCGGACTTGCTTTTGGTATTGACATTGCTGCACATAAAGCTGCCATGGAGTTTAATCTTTCAACAGCTGGAATTTTAGCACATGGCTTAGATAAAATATACCCGGCTTTACATAGAAAATATGCTAAACAAATGATAGAAGAAGGCGGATTAATTACCGAATTTATTACTAATACAACACCCGACAAACAAAATTTTGTAAAAAGAAATAGAATAATTGCAGGCCTTGCTGATGCTACACTTGTTGTAGAATCGGGTAAAAAAGGGGGTTCACTTATTACAGCGGATATTGCAAACTCATATAATAGAGATGTTTTTGCAGTTCCAGGCAGAACAATTGATCCATGGTCATCCGGAACAAATTATTTAATAAAAACAAACAGGGCTGCACTTGCAGAATCAGCTTCTGATATTGCCAATTATTTAAGCTGGGAAACAAATTTAAAAAGTAAAAATATACAATCACCACTCTTTATAGATTTTGAACCCGACGAACTTTTAATTGCACAACAAATTGAAAAACAAGGAGATTTAACAATAGACATATTGTCATTACTTTGTAAAATGCCAGTAAGTAAAATCTCAGCTACACTTTTAGGAATGGAATTTAAAGGAATTGTAAAATGCCTACCAGGAAAAGTTTTTCAATTGTGTGTAACCATACCTAAAAATTAA
- a CDS encoding TatD family hydrolase has product MFIDTHTHIYAEQFDTDRSEAIKRAVNDGIKSLLLPAIDKSTQNSLLDCVRNFPENCLPMTGLHPTSVKENYLDELDFVKNELKNNKYHGIGETGLDYYWDKTYIKEQEIALRVQIELALEYSLPIVLHSRKSLNELFNIIREYKNTGLTGVFHCFPGNIIEAQKAIDFGFYLGIGGVVTYKNSDMAEVAKNVSLSNIILETDSPYLTPAPFRGKRNESLYIKNIAEKIAELKNITLNEVAEITTKNAKQLFKLS; this is encoded by the coding sequence ATGTTTATTGATACCCATACACATATATATGCTGAACAATTTGATACTGACAGATCGGAAGCTATTAAAAGAGCTGTTAATGATGGCATAAAATCTTTACTATTACCTGCAATTGATAAAAGTACACAAAATTCATTATTAGATTGTGTAAGAAACTTTCCAGAAAATTGTTTACCAATGACTGGACTCCACCCTACTTCTGTAAAAGAAAATTATCTTGATGAACTGGATTTTGTAAAAAACGAATTAAAAAATAACAAATATCACGGAATCGGTGAAACTGGATTAGATTACTATTGGGACAAAACATATATTAAAGAGCAGGAAATTGCTTTAAGAGTACAAATTGAATTAGCTTTGGAATATTCACTTCCAATTGTTCTTCATTCACGTAAATCTTTAAATGAACTTTTTAACATTATACGCGAATATAAAAATACCGGACTTACAGGGGTTTTTCATTGCTTTCCCGGAAATATAATTGAAGCACAAAAAGCCATCGATTTTGGGTTTTATCTTGGAATTGGAGGAGTAGTAACATACAAAAATTCAGATATGGCTGAAGTGGCAAAAAATGTTTCATTAAGTAACATTATACTCGAAACAGATTCACCATATTTAACACCTGCTCCTTTTCGTGGAAAAAGAAATGAAAGTTTGTATATTAAAAATATAGCAGAAAAAATTGCAGAGCTTAAAAATATAACATTAAACGAAGTTGCAGAGATAACAACAAAAAATGCAAAGCAATTATTCAAATTAAGTTGA
- a CDS encoding asparaginase, whose protein sequence is MKENKPSILIIYTGGTIGMIRDHETDSLQPFDFSGIENKVPEIKKFGYQIDTISLKPLIDSSNINISSWVKMATVIKENYNNYDGFVVLHGTDTMSYSASALSFMLENLEKPIIFTGSQLPIGTLRTDGKENLITSIEIAAAKLNGTAIVPEVCIYFENKLFRGNRTTKHSTKNFSAFISDNYPPLAIAGIEIEYNLSAIHYPTSAGKFRIYNKLNENVIIIKLFPGLSKEAFSSILSIPNLKGIVLETYGSGNAPTTKWFLSLLKQAIENEIIILNITQCDSGGINMGKYETSRELLRMGVVNGADLTTEAASTKLMFILEKQLTYNEIRNQLQHSIRGEMSES, encoded by the coding sequence ATGAAAGAAAATAAACCTTCAATACTTATTATTTACACTGGTGGGACTATTGGAATGATAAGAGATCATGAGACAGACTCTTTGCAACCGTTTGATTTTTCAGGAATCGAAAACAAAGTGCCAGAAATTAAAAAATTCGGTTACCAGATTGATACAATTTCTCTAAAACCATTAATTGACTCATCAAATATAAATATCAGTTCATGGGTAAAAATGGCAACCGTTATAAAAGAGAATTATAATAACTATGATGGTTTTGTGGTTTTACATGGTACCGATACTATGTCATATTCGGCATCTGCATTAAGTTTCATGCTAGAAAATCTTGAAAAACCAATCATATTTACTGGATCTCAATTACCTATAGGAACTCTTAGAACTGATGGAAAAGAAAATCTTATTACATCTATTGAGATTGCAGCAGCAAAACTAAACGGAACTGCAATTGTTCCCGAAGTATGTATTTATTTTGAAAATAAACTTTTCAGAGGTAACAGAACTACAAAACACAGCACAAAAAATTTCAGTGCATTTATTTCAGACAATTATCCCCCACTTGCAATTGCCGGAATTGAAATTGAATATAATTTAAGTGCAATTCATTACCCAACATCAGCTGGAAAGTTCAGAATTTATAACAAATTAAACGAAAATGTAATTATCATAAAATTATTCCCCGGATTAAGTAAAGAAGCATTCTCGTCAATTCTTTCTATTCCAAATTTAAAAGGCATAGTGTTAGAAACGTATGGATCAGGGAATGCTCCTACCACAAAATGGTTTCTTTCTCTTTTAAAACAAGCTATTGAAAATGAAATAATAATTTTAAACATTACACAATGTGACTCTGGTGGTATAAATATGGGAAAATACGAAACCAGTCGAGAATTATTAAGGATGGGAGTTGTAAACGGTGCCGATTTAACAACAGAGGCAGCATCAACAAAACTCATGTTTATTTTAGAAAAACAATTAACATATAACGAAATCAGAAATCAATTACAACATTCAATTCGTGGAGAAATGAGTGAATCATAA
- a CDS encoding substrate-binding domain-containing protein, whose product MSKLCYLALVILLFSCNQQPSQTYDETPTRGNIKIACDESFKLLFDTEIYTFESLYKFAKINPTYLPENDLFNLFFNDSVRLIVTTRKLTKSEEDGLVGNNIVPKTTVIAYDALAFIINNDNTDTTIIYSNIKKIFTGEIKTWKDLNPKSELGDIAMVFDNEKSGNVRYINEKFELKQGFPSTCFAVNSNEEVINYVEKNKNAIGLLSVNYISDRHDSLTINFLNRIKVLAISAETDDGTTGYYFRPYQAYIANVSYPFRRDVYIISRETFTGLGSGFKQFVAGEVGQRIILKSGLVPSNMPIRLIQLSNE is encoded by the coding sequence ATGAGTAAATTATGTTACCTAGCATTGGTTATTTTATTATTTTCTTGTAACCAACAACCAAGTCAGACTTATGACGAAACTCCAACTCGAGGAAATATAAAAATCGCCTGCGACGAATCTTTCAAACTTCTTTTTGATACTGAGATATATACATTTGAAAGTTTATACAAATTCGCAAAAATTAATCCAACATATTTACCTGAAAATGATTTATTCAATCTGTTTTTCAATGACTCTGTTAGATTAATTGTAACCACAAGAAAACTTACAAAAAGTGAAGAAGATGGATTGGTTGGCAATAATATAGTACCAAAAACTACTGTTATTGCTTACGACGCATTAGCGTTTATTATTAATAATGATAATACTGATACAACAATTATATATAGTAATATTAAAAAAATATTTACAGGAGAAATTAAAACCTGGAAAGATTTAAATCCTAAATCAGAATTAGGCGATATTGCTATGGTATTTGATAACGAAAAATCAGGCAATGTCAGATATATCAATGAAAAATTTGAATTAAAACAAGGATTTCCTTCAACCTGTTTTGCAGTTAATTCTAATGAAGAAGTTATTAATTATGTAGAAAAAAATAAAAACGCAATTGGATTATTAAGCGTAAATTACATAAGTGACAGACACGATTCTTTAACTATAAACTTTTTAAATAGAATTAAAGTACTTGCAATTAGTGCTGAAACAGATGATGGCACTACTGGTTATTATTTTAGACCATATCAGGCTTATATCGCAAATGTATCTTACCCATTCAGACGAGATGTATATATTATTAGTCGTGAAACATTTACAGGACTTGGCTCAGGTTTTAAACAATTTGTTGCGGGTGAAGTTGGTCAGAGAATTATTTTAAAATCAGGACTTGTTCCTTCTAATATGCCTATTAGGTTAATACAATTATCAAATGAATAA
- a CDS encoding tetratricopeptide repeat protein: MTKRILILVALVSLLSFSSFKSQSQTLTDAIRLMQSEQFDAAKKAYKSVISKEPRNGDAYFYFGQCYLYSFIVDSLSYSLDEVADSAYFYYKKGTESDPLNPLNYTGLGKVELLKKNAANAKASFDKAISLLPSKTNKNSEISKEKQALTYAKIAEAYAQVTPSQMKEAYAYLQSAQSYSIQDPAIYIITGDIYLEDGDATNAILNYKKAQDLLPNSPLAKIKIGNIYVRGRNLKAAIPYFEEAQVIDPKFAPVYREMGELYIKSGNNEKAKENFSKFLELSNKNIAARIKYIYALFLCKDYNNVLVQINEVFATDTSSTILNRLAGYSYFETTKYNEAKKSMDVFFYKTKPERIISSDFAYYGRIQSKLGSDSLAIESFKKAISKDTSNYDLLTETANILTKQKRNNEAIDLFNKKINSGKATSLDYYYLSKIYYGLFVNISSKPEYPKTDSLKVKAIEYLTKADTLCGSFIADQPSSMQGLQRRAQIKAALDPEFKGLAKPFYEKVLEKAQADSVKYTKELMDSYEYMGWYNYITTQNYAVSKMYYNRILAIDPKNAKAKKVLELPKLKNL, from the coding sequence ATGACAAAAAGAATTTTAATTTTAGTCGCATTAGTTAGTTTACTAAGTTTTAGTAGTTTTAAAAGTCAGTCACAAACTTTAACTGATGCTATTCGCTTAATGCAAAGCGAACAATTTGATGCTGCAAAAAAAGCATACAAAAGTGTAATTTCTAAAGAACCAAGAAATGGTGATGCCTATTTTTATTTTGGGCAATGTTATCTTTATTCATTTATTGTTGATTCGCTTTCATATTCATTAGATGAAGTAGCCGATTCTGCTTATTTTTACTACAAAAAAGGTACAGAATCAGATCCACTCAATCCTCTTAATTACACAGGTTTGGGAAAAGTAGAATTACTTAAAAAAAATGCAGCAAATGCAAAAGCAAGTTTTGATAAAGCCATTTCATTACTTCCAAGTAAAACTAATAAAAACAGCGAAATATCAAAAGAAAAACAAGCATTAACCTATGCTAAAATTGCTGAAGCATATGCCCAGGTTACTCCATCACAAATGAAAGAGGCATATGCTTACTTGCAATCAGCCCAGTCATATTCAATTCAAGATCCTGCAATATATATCATTACAGGTGATATTTACTTAGAGGATGGAGATGCAACTAATGCAATATTAAACTATAAAAAAGCTCAGGATTTATTACCAAATTCTCCATTAGCAAAAATAAAAATTGGAAACATTTACGTTCGTGGCAGAAACCTAAAAGCAGCCATACCTTATTTTGAAGAGGCTCAAGTAATAGACCCAAAATTTGCTCCGGTATATCGCGAAATGGGCGAATTATATATAAAATCAGGCAATAACGAAAAAGCTAAAGAGAATTTCTCAAAATTCTTAGAATTATCTAACAAAAATATTGCTGCAAGAATTAAATATATTTATGCACTTTTCCTTTGCAAAGATTATAACAATGTACTTGTTCAGATTAACGAAGTATTTGCGACAGACACATCATCAACTATTCTTAATAGGCTTGCTGGATATTCATATTTTGAAACTACAAAATATAATGAGGCTAAGAAATCAATGGATGTTTTCTTTTACAAAACCAAACCAGAACGCATAATAAGCAGCGATTTTGCATATTACGGACGTATCCAGAGCAAATTAGGAAGTGATTCACTTGCAATCGAAAGCTTTAAAAAAGCAATTTCTAAAGATACTTCTAACTATGATCTACTAACAGAGACAGCAAACATCTTAACAAAGCAAAAAAGAAATAATGAAGCTATTGATTTGTTTAATAAAAAAATAAATTCGGGTAAAGCAACTTCACTAGACTACTATTACCTGTCAAAAATATATTATGGTTTATTTGTTAATATAAGTTCCAAACCAGAATATCCAAAAACAGATAGTTTAAAAGTTAAAGCAATTGAATATTTAACTAAAGCAGACACATTATGTGGAAGTTTTATAGCCGACCAACCATCTTCTATGCAAGGACTTCAAAGACGCGCTCAGATTAAAGCTGCATTAGATCCCGAATTTAAAGGTTTAGCAAAACCATTTTATGAAAAAGTATTGGAAAAAGCTCAGGCAGACTCTGTAAAATATACTAAAGAATTAATGGATTCATATGAGTATATGGGATGGTATAATTATATTACAACTCAAAACTATGCAGTTTCTAAAATGTATTACAATAGAATTTTAGCCATCGATCCAAAAAATGCAAAAGCTAAAAAAGTGTTGGAACTGCCAAAACTTAAGAATTTATAA
- a CDS encoding MotA/TolQ/ExbB proton channel family protein, translated as MSKSGQSLKDALQSVFAGGAIIIALIIAYLVFKFVMGNPVNFQGGNPDGEPMPGNYLAIIYKGGVIVPILMALIIILITFTIERFLSIRRARGKKRLNVFVKQLQGLLAEDKIEEASAACDKQKGSLGNVMKAGLHRYRSLENETNLNKDQKILALQKEIEEATALELPMLSKNLVILSTIASIAVLIGLIGTVLGMIKAFAALAQAGAPDALALATGISEALINTAFGIGGSTLAIILYNFFSTKIDAMTFKIDEAGFSLTQTFASKVK; from the coding sequence ATGAGTAAAAGTGGTCAATCTCTGAAAGATGCTCTGCAATCGGTATTTGCTGGCGGCGCAATAATTATTGCTTTAATAATTGCTTATTTAGTTTTTAAATTTGTAATGGGAAACCCTGTTAATTTTCAGGGAGGAAACCCAGATGGCGAACCTATGCCTGGTAACTATTTAGCTATTATCTACAAAGGGGGTGTAATTGTTCCTATTTTAATGGCTTTAATTATTATTCTTATTACTTTCACTATCGAAAGATTTTTATCTATTCGTCGTGCTCGTGGAAAAAAACGTTTAAATGTTTTTGTTAAACAATTACAAGGTCTTCTTGCAGAAGATAAAATTGAAGAAGCTTCAGCAGCTTGTGATAAACAAAAAGGATCATTAGGTAATGTAATGAAAGCTGGTTTACACAGATATCGTTCATTAGAAAACGAAACCAATTTAAACAAAGATCAAAAGATTCTTGCGCTTCAGAAAGAAATTGAAGAAGCTACAGCATTAGAACTTCCTATGCTTTCAAAGAATCTAGTAATTCTATCAACCATTGCTTCTATCGCCGTTCTTATCGGTCTTATTGGTACTGTATTAGGTATGATTAAAGCTTTTGCTGCTCTTGCTCAAGCTGGTGCTCCAGATGCTCTTGCTTTAGCAACCGGTATTTCTGAAGCTCTTATTAATACAGCTTTTGGTATTGGTGGTTCAACTTTAGCTATCATTCTTTATAACTTCTTCTCTACAAAGATTGATGCAATGACATTCAAAATTGATGAAGCAGGATTTAGCTTAACACAAACATTTGCTTCTAAAGTAAAATAA
- a CDS encoding biopolymer transporter ExbD, whose product MVDLFALLLTFFMLTSTFRPQEPAVIDTPASISEKQAPDKEILSISIDKLGKVYFNLDNGPDTTTKFREKVLEKMAEQYKLTFTPKQYETFAKLGAFGMPVQLLNQWIDKKDPTERDKFQKQLVEAKKDGIPTDSVDNQLAWWILITRQVDQNIQVGIKADMETDYKVVKKVLDILQDKKVNKFNLTTNLEKVEVKVEN is encoded by the coding sequence ATGGTAGACTTGTTTGCTCTGCTTCTTACATTTTTCATGCTTACTTCAACGTTTCGTCCTCAAGAACCTGCAGTTATTGATACACCTGCTTCTATTTCCGAAAAACAGGCACCTGATAAGGAAATATTAAGCATATCTATTGATAAACTAGGTAAAGTTTATTTCAATCTTGATAATGGACCAGATACAACAACGAAGTTTCGTGAAAAAGTGCTTGAAAAAATGGCCGAGCAATACAAATTAACTTTCACACCCAAGCAGTATGAAACATTTGCTAAGCTTGGTGCGTTTGGTATGCCTGTTCAGCTTCTAAACCAATGGATTGACAAAAAAGATCCTACTGAAAGAGATAAATTTCAGAAACAATTGGTTGAAGCAAAAAAAGATGGCATCCCAACCGACTCTGTTGATAACCAGTTAGCATGGTGGATACTAATTACTAGACAAGTTGATCAGAATATTCAGGTTGGTATTAAAGCCGACATGGAAACCGATTATAAAGTGGTAAAAAAGGTTCTGGATATTTTGCAAGACAAGAAAGTAAATAAGTTTAATCTTACTACCAACCTTGAAAAAGTTGAAGTTAAAGTTGAAAACTAA
- a CDS encoding biopolymer transporter ExbD produces MAQIIENNAGKGGGGKRKPKKHSTAIDMTPMVDLMCLLITFFMLTTAFSKPKVMEIVLPEKDVDTTKTKSPPVDKKRAVTIILAENDIVYYYEGLAKPDSLPALIKTDYSKDGIRKFLLKRNKPLFDKIIELKEKIKKGELVLPKDSVSSELKKLKNDDHVGPIVLIKAADNIKYKNFVDIIDEMAITNIARYAVVDLNALELKMLELAPK; encoded by the coding sequence ATGGCACAAATAATAGAAAATAATGCCGGTAAAGGCGGAGGCGGTAAAAGAAAACCTAAAAAACATTCGACAGCCATAGATATGACTCCTATGGTGGATTTGATGTGTCTCCTTATTACATTTTTCATGTTAACAACTGCTTTCAGTAAACCAAAGGTTATGGAAATAGTTTTACCTGAAAAAGATGTTGATACAACTAAAACTAAATCACCTCCTGTAGATAAAAAGAGAGCTGTTACAATTATTCTTGCAGAAAATGATATAGTTTACTATTATGAAGGTTTAGCAAAACCTGACTCACTTCCTGCATTAATTAAAACAGATTATAGTAAGGATGGAATTCGTAAATTTTTACTAAAACGCAACAAACCTCTTTTTGACAAAATCATTGAATTAAAAGAAAAGATTAAAAAAGGAGAGCTTGTACTTCCTAAGGATTCTGTTAGTTCAGAATTGAAGAAATTAAAAAATGATGACCATGTAGGTCCTATCGTATTAATTAAAGCAGCAGATAATATTAAATATAAAAATTTCGTAGATATTATCGATGAAATGGCTATTACAAATATTGCTCGTTATGCTGTTGTTGATTTAAATGCTTTAGAACTTAAAATGCTCGAACTTGCACCTAAATAA
- a CDS encoding energy transducer TonB, which yields MSTITSVKVEKLDEIVFAHRNKEYGAYELRKKYNKTVTRALFIAFVVLIITAGTPFIMALKNSGNNKIVDETIQANLLDVKNQEEELPPPPPPPPPPALEQQVKYTAPVVVDSVDEKVEIATTDEQVNTAVNEEVTEEVVETNQAIQEEEVINFYVIEEKPEYPGGIEAMNKWIAENVKYPEIAKENGVTGKVFIQFVIDKDGKVSNVQLLRGVDPYLDKEALRVISAMPSWTPGKQRGKTVKVSFQIPINFKLN from the coding sequence ATGTCAACAATAACAAGTGTTAAAGTAGAAAAATTGGATGAGATCGTATTCGCGCATCGTAATAAAGAATACGGAGCATATGAACTAAGAAAAAAGTACAATAAAACTGTTACCAGAGCTTTGTTCATTGCTTTTGTAGTTTTAATTATCACTGCCGGAACACCATTCATTATGGCTCTTAAAAACAGTGGAAACAATAAAATAGTTGATGAAACTATTCAGGCTAATCTTTTAGATGTTAAAAATCAGGAAGAAGAATTGCCACCTCCTCCACCTCCTCCTCCTCCTCCTGCTTTGGAACAACAGGTAAAATATACTGCTCCTGTAGTAGTAGATTCAGTTGACGAAAAAGTTGAAATAGCAACAACTGATGAACAGGTTAATACTGCTGTTAATGAAGAAGTAACTGAAGAAGTAGTAGAAACTAATCAGGCTATTCAGGAAGAAGAAGTAATTAACTTTTATGTAATTGAAGAGAAACCTGAATACCCAGGCGGTATAGAGGCAATGAATAAATGGATTGCAGAAAATGTAAAATATCCTGAAATTGCTAAAGAAAATGGTGTAACAGGAAAAGTTTTTATTCAATTTGTAATTGATAAAGACGGTAAAGTCTCAAATGTTCAATTACTAAGAGGCGTAGATCCTTATCTGGATAAAGAAGCTTTACGTGTTATCTCAGCTATGCCATCATGGACACCTGGAAAACAACGTGGAAAAACAGTTAAAGTATCATTCCAGATACCGATTAACTTCAAACTTAATTAG
- a CDS encoding energy transducer TonB yields the protein MSTNKKNREENLDEIVFAQRNKEYGAYELRKRYKKNVIKALSFSFFLLLVITITPLIMAFTGYNSNIFIPDITEYGFTEVTETETVTPPEAPPPVAKVDIEAVKFTTPIIVENSKDTVEMGSTDNLIENTENPEITEEPYVEKKNAAIDDEKSFEYSWIEEKPEFPGGEEALLKWIADNTKFPESAKEIGVSGKVCVNFIINKEGKVVNVELLNSVDEYLDKEALRVISSMPDWKPGRNNGRAVNVSYRVPIKFTLCNK from the coding sequence ATGTCAACAAATAAAAAAAACAGAGAAGAAAACCTGGATGAAATTGTTTTTGCCCAAAGAAACAAAGAGTATGGTGCATATGAACTTAGAAAAAGGTATAAAAAGAATGTAATTAAAGCACTAAGCTTTTCATTTTTTCTTTTATTGGTTATTACTATAACACCATTAATTATGGCATTTACCGGCTATAATAGTAACATTTTTATTCCTGACATAACAGAATATGGCTTTACAGAAGTTACAGAAACAGAAACTGTAACACCACCCGAAGCTCCACCACCTGTAGCTAAAGTAGACATTGAAGCAGTTAAATTTACTACACCGATAATTGTAGAAAATTCAAAGGATACAGTTGAAATGGGCTCAACTGATAATTTAATTGAGAATACTGAAAATCCTGAAATTACTGAAGAACCATATGTTGAGAAGAAAAATGCAGCTATTGATGATGAAAAATCATTTGAATATTCATGGATAGAAGAAAAACCAGAGTTCCCTGGTGGCGAGGAAGCATTACTAAAGTGGATTGCTGACAACACCAAATTTCCTGAATCTGCAAAAGAGATTGGAGTATCTGGTAAAGTTTGTGTAAATTTTATAATAAATAAAGAAGGAAAAGTAGTTAATGTTGAACTTTTAAATAGTGTTGATGAATACTTAGATAAAGAAGCATTAAGAGTAATTTCGTCAATGCCCGACTGGAAACCCGGAAGAAATAATGGAAGAGCAGTTAATGTTTCTTATAGAGTACCAATAAAATTCACGCTTTGCAATAAATAA